One segment of Macrotis lagotis isolate mMagLag1 chromosome 1, bilby.v1.9.chrom.fasta, whole genome shotgun sequence DNA contains the following:
- the LOC141510145 gene encoding vomeronasal type-1 receptor 1-like has product MSSYKVILMVVFGTQIATGVLGNSFLICLFTIMIFSGQRMRVIDMILIQLSWINCLMILSKNIPQTIAVGNLKNFLNVHGCKFFFYLHRVSRGLSLNMTCLLSSIQAITISPSSSKWAKLKERTPEFLTSTCSLCWIFHLLLNILVLKKIKGPRTSRNTSNFLPYGYCSTSVTTEVTASLFVAMVSVPDVVCVGLMVFTSSYMVLLLYKHHKQIRHSHMTNLSTRSSPEMRASQSILLLVSTFVVFYSLNSILAAYIHFRRPEPWLVHSSTFLSACFPTFSPFVLIISDSQVLRYYSALRGRHLCSLSLNL; this is encoded by the coding sequence ATGAGTTCCTATAAAGTTATTCTGATGGTTGTTTTTGGCACCCAGATTGCAACTGGAGTTTTGGGGAACTCTTTCCTAATTTGTCTCTTCACCATCATGATCTTCAGTGGACAAAGAATGAGGGTCATAGATATGATTCTCATCCAGCTGTCCTGGATTAACTGCTTAATGATTCTCTCCAAGAACATCCCACAGACAATAGCAGTTGGGAACCTAAAGAATTTCTTGAATGTTCATGgctgtaaatttttcttttaccttcatAGGGTGTCCCGTGGTCTTTCCTTAAACATGACCTGCCTCCTGAGTAGCATTCAAGCCATCACTATCAGTCCCAGCAGCTCCAAGTGGGCAAAACTTAAAGAGAGAACCCCAGAGTTCCTCACCTCCACCTGTTCCCTCTGCTGGATCTTCCATCTGCTACTAAATATTCTTGTTCTTAAGAAAATTAAAGGACCGAGAACGTCTAGAAATACTTCAAACTTCCTGCCTTATGGATATTGTTCTACTTCGGTGACTACAGAGGTTACTGCTTCCCTATTTGTAGCTATGGTTTCCGTCCCTGACGTTGTGTGTGTGGGTCTGATGGTCTTTACCAGTAGCTACATGGTGTTGCTTCTTTACAAACACCACAAGCAAATCCGGCATAGTCACATGACCAACCTTTCCACCAGATCCTCCCCTGAGATGAGAGCCTCCCAATCTATTTTGCTCCTGGTGAGCACCTTTGTAGTCTTTTATTCACTCAATTCTATCTTGGCAGCATATATCCATTTCAGAAGGCCAGAACCCTGGTTGGTGCACAGTTCTACCTTCCTGTCTGCTTGTTTCCCAACTTTTAGCCCATTTGTGTTGATCATCAGTGACTCCCAAGTTCTAAGGTACTATTCTGCTCTCCGGGGAAGGCATTTATGCAGCCTTTCTCTGAATCTCTAG
- the LOC141511139 gene encoding uncharacterized protein LOC141511139 isoform X2, translating to MSQLASLVQGESPYPDRMAPGTQTPPLQELVTFKDVAVHFTQEEWDLLDHPKKELYKKVMLENAQNLLSVEEEIRIEIKETPAEINLSEEKTHKQRWMNDVHYDFIWKEICAVHKNMQNELTHNLIVCQKIHIGEKPYKSNQCGKIFMQGPSLAEHERIHTGEKPYKCNQCGKTFKRNYSLVVHERIHSGEKPHQCNQCGKTFIQRAQLAVHKRIHTGERPYKCHHCGKSFIQNTHLAIHERIHTGEKPYQCNQCGKAFRQSNFLAIHERTHTGEKPYKCNQCGKSFMCSSNLAVHQRIHTGQKHCKCDQCGKTFTATSNLVVHQRIHSGEKPYQCHHCGKTFVQRSHLVVHQRIHTGEKPYECNHCGKTFIQSSYLILHERIHTGEKPYECNQCGKAFPTSSYLTVHQRLHRGERPHQCNQCGKTYATSSSLTLHKKRHTGEKPYECTQCGKVFREKACLVAHERIHTGERPFECNQCGKTFTQRSHLLVHRRIHKGEKPHQCNQCGRTFAMSSCLALHEKVHAGEKPYECNYCGKTFTHNSTLAIHQRIHTGERPYKCNQCGKAFTQSSSLAKHHRTHMRDKPYK from the exons ATGA GTCAGCTTGCAAGCCTGGTCCAAGGAGAGAGCCCATACCCAGACAGAATGGCCCCTGGGACCCAGACCCCCCCTCTCCAG GAGTTGGTGACATTCAAAGATGTGGCTGTGCATTTCACCCAAGAAGAATGGGACCTCTTGGACCATCCTAAGAAGGAGTTGTACAAAAAGGTCATGCTGGAGAATGCCCAGAACCTGCTCTCCGTGG AAGAAGAGATCAGGATTGAAATAAAAGAGACTCCTGCAGAGATAAacctttcagaggaaaaaacacaCAAGCAAAGATGGATGAATGATGTCCACTATGACTTCATTTGGAAAGAAATCTGTGCTGTGCATAAGAATATGCAAAATGAGTTGACACACAATTTAATTGTGTGTCAGAAGATCCACATtggggagaaaccttataaatctaatcagtgtggaaagattttcatgCAGGGGCCCAGTCTTGCTGAACATGAgcgaatccacactggagagaaaccttataaatgtaatcaatgtgggaaGACTTTCAAAAGGAACTATAGTCTTGTTGTACATGAGAGAATCCATAGTGGAGAGAAACCTCATCagtgtaatcagtgtggaaagactttcattcagAGGGCCCAGCTTGCTGTACATAAAAGAATTCACACTGGGGAAAGACCTTATAAATGCCATCATTGTGGAAAGTCTTTCATTCAGAATACCCATCTTGCTATACATgaaagaatccacactggggagaaaccttatcagtgtaatcaatgtggaaaggctttcagacAGAGTAACTTTCTTGCTATACATGAGAGAacccacactggagagaaaccttataaatgtaatcagtgtggaaagagtTTTATGTGTAGCTCCAATCTTGCTGtccatcagagaatccatacaGGACAAAAACATTGTAAATgtgatcaatgtggaaagactttcacagcGACCTCCAATCTTGTTgtccatcagagaatccacagtggagagaaaccttatcaaTGTCATCACTGCGGAAAGACTTTCGTTCAGAGGTCCCATCTTGTTgtccatcagagaatccacactggagagaaaccttatgaatgtaatcattgtggaaagactttcattcagAGCTCCTACCTCATTCTCCatgagagaatccacactggggagaaaccttatgaatgtaatcaatgtggaaaggctttcccAACGAGCTCCTAtcttactgtacatcagagaCTCCACAGGGGAGAGAGACCTCATCAAtgcaatcagtgtggaaagacttatGCAACAAGCTCCTCTCTGACTTTACATAAAAAAAgacacactggagaaaaaccttatgaatgtactCAATGTGGAAAGGTTTTTAGAGAGAAAGCCTGTCTTGTAGCTCATgagagaatccatactggagagagaccttttgaatgtaatcagtgtggaaagacttttacacAGAGGTCCCATCTTCTTGTACATCGGAGAATCCACAAGGGAGAGAAACCTCAtcaatgtaatcaatgtggaaggACTTTTGCAATGAGCTCTTGTCTTGCTTTACATGAAAAAGTTCAtgctggagaaaaaccttatgaatgtaattaCTGTGGAAAGACATTTACACACAACTCCACACTTGctatacatcagagaatccacactggagagagaccttataaatgtaatcaatgtggaaaggcttttacacaGAGTTCCTCTCTTGCTAAACATCACAGAACCCACATGAGAGATAAACCTTACAAATAA
- the LOC141510152 gene encoding vomeronasal type-1 receptor 1-like produces the protein MSSYKVILMVVFGTQIATGVLGNSFLICLFTIMIFSGQRMRVIDMILIQLSWINCLMILSKNIPQTIAVGNLKNFLNVHGCKFFFYLHRVSRGLSLNMTCLLSSIQAITISPSSSKWAKLKERTPEFLTSTCSLCWIFHLLLNILVLKKIEGPRTSRNTSNFLPYGYCSTSVTTEVTASLFVAMVSVPDVVCVGLMVFTSSYMVLLLYKHHKQIRHSHTTNLSTRSSPEMRASQSILLLVSTFVVFYSLNSILAAYIHFRRPEPWLVHSSTFLSACFPTFSPFVLIISDSQVLRYYSALRGRHLCSLSLNL, from the coding sequence ATGAGTTCCTATAAAGTTATTCTGATGGTTGTTTTTGGCACTCAGATTGCAACTGGAGTTTTGGGGAACTCTTTCCTAATTTGTCTCTTCACCATCATGATCTTCAGTGGACAAAGAATGAGGGTCATAGATATGATTCTCATCCAGCTGTCCTGGATTAACTGCTTAATGATTCTCTCCAAGAACATCCCACAGACAATAGCAGTTGGGAACCTAAAGAATTTCTTGAATGTTCATGgctgtaaatttttcttttaccttcatAGGGTGTCCCGTGGTCTTTCCTTAAACATGACCTGCCTCCTGAGTAGCATTCAAGCCATCACTATCAGTCCCAGCAGCTCCAAGTGGGCAAAACTTAAAGAGAGAACCCCAGAGTTCCTCACCTCCACCTGTTCCCTCTGCTGGATCTTCCATCTGCTACTAAATATTCTTGTTCTTAAGAAAATTGAAGGACCGAGAACGTCTAGAAATACTTCAAACTTCCTGCCTTATGGATATTGTTCTACTTCAGTGACTACAGAGGTTACTGCTTCCCTATTTGTAGCTATGGTTTCCGTCCCTGACGTTGTGTGTGTGGGTCTGATGGTCTTTACCAGTAGCTACATGGTGTTGCTTCTTTACAAACACCACAAGCAAATCCGGCATAGTCACACGACCAACCTTTCCACCAGATCCTCCCCTGAGATGAGAGCCTCCCAATCTATTTTGCTCCTGGTGAGCACCTTTGTAGTCTTTTATTCACTCAATTCTATCTTGGCAGCATATATCCATTTCAGAAGGCCAGAACCCTGGTTGGTGCACAGTTCTACCTTCCTGTCTGCTTGTTTCCCAACTTTTAGCCCATTTGTGTTGATCATCAGTGACTCCCAAGTTCTAAGGTACTATTCTGCTCTCCGGGGAAGGCATTTATGCAGCCTTTCTCTGAATCTCTAG
- the LOC141511139 gene encoding uncharacterized protein LOC141511139 isoform X1: MSQLASLVQGESPYPDRMAPGTQTPPLQELVTFKDVAVHFTQEEWDLLDHPKKELYKKVMLENAQNLLSVGLPVPREDVISYFEQRQTPWMLKQEDLRSRSLEEEIRIEIKETPAEINLSEEKTHKQRWMNDVHYDFIWKEICAVHKNMQNELTHNLIVCQKIHIGEKPYKSNQCGKIFMQGPSLAEHERIHTGEKPYKCNQCGKTFKRNYSLVVHERIHSGEKPHQCNQCGKTFIQRAQLAVHKRIHTGERPYKCHHCGKSFIQNTHLAIHERIHTGEKPYQCNQCGKAFRQSNFLAIHERTHTGEKPYKCNQCGKSFMCSSNLAVHQRIHTGQKHCKCDQCGKTFTATSNLVVHQRIHSGEKPYQCHHCGKTFVQRSHLVVHQRIHTGEKPYECNHCGKTFIQSSYLILHERIHTGEKPYECNQCGKAFPTSSYLTVHQRLHRGERPHQCNQCGKTYATSSSLTLHKKRHTGEKPYECTQCGKVFREKACLVAHERIHTGERPFECNQCGKTFTQRSHLLVHRRIHKGEKPHQCNQCGRTFAMSSCLALHEKVHAGEKPYECNYCGKTFTHNSTLAIHQRIHTGERPYKCNQCGKAFTQSSSLAKHHRTHMRDKPYK, translated from the exons ATGA GTCAGCTTGCAAGCCTGGTCCAAGGAGAGAGCCCATACCCAGACAGAATGGCCCCTGGGACCCAGACCCCCCCTCTCCAG GAGTTGGTGACATTCAAAGATGTGGCTGTGCATTTCACCCAAGAAGAATGGGACCTCTTGGACCATCCTAAGAAGGAGTTGTACAAAAAGGTCATGCTGGAGAATGCCCAGAACCTGCTCTCCGTGG GGCTTCCAGTTCCTAGAGAAGATGTGATCTCTTATTTTGAGCAAAGGCAAACACCATGGATGCTGAAGCAAGAAGACCTGAGGAGCCGCAGTCTAG AAGAAGAGATCAGGATTGAAATAAAAGAGACTCCTGCAGAGATAAacctttcagaggaaaaaacacaCAAGCAAAGATGGATGAATGATGTCCACTATGACTTCATTTGGAAAGAAATCTGTGCTGTGCATAAGAATATGCAAAATGAGTTGACACACAATTTAATTGTGTGTCAGAAGATCCACATtggggagaaaccttataaatctaatcagtgtggaaagattttcatgCAGGGGCCCAGTCTTGCTGAACATGAgcgaatccacactggagagaaaccttataaatgtaatcaatgtgggaaGACTTTCAAAAGGAACTATAGTCTTGTTGTACATGAGAGAATCCATAGTGGAGAGAAACCTCATCagtgtaatcagtgtggaaagactttcattcagAGGGCCCAGCTTGCTGTACATAAAAGAATTCACACTGGGGAAAGACCTTATAAATGCCATCATTGTGGAAAGTCTTTCATTCAGAATACCCATCTTGCTATACATgaaagaatccacactggggagaaaccttatcagtgtaatcaatgtggaaaggctttcagacAGAGTAACTTTCTTGCTATACATGAGAGAacccacactggagagaaaccttataaatgtaatcagtgtggaaagagtTTTATGTGTAGCTCCAATCTTGCTGtccatcagagaatccatacaGGACAAAAACATTGTAAATgtgatcaatgtggaaagactttcacagcGACCTCCAATCTTGTTgtccatcagagaatccacagtggagagaaaccttatcaaTGTCATCACTGCGGAAAGACTTTCGTTCAGAGGTCCCATCTTGTTgtccatcagagaatccacactggagagaaaccttatgaatgtaatcattgtggaaagactttcattcagAGCTCCTACCTCATTCTCCatgagagaatccacactggggagaaaccttatgaatgtaatcaatgtggaaaggctttcccAACGAGCTCCTAtcttactgtacatcagagaCTCCACAGGGGAGAGAGACCTCATCAAtgcaatcagtgtggaaagacttatGCAACAAGCTCCTCTCTGACTTTACATAAAAAAAgacacactggagaaaaaccttatgaatgtactCAATGTGGAAAGGTTTTTAGAGAGAAAGCCTGTCTTGTAGCTCATgagagaatccatactggagagagaccttttgaatgtaatcagtgtggaaagacttttacacAGAGGTCCCATCTTCTTGTACATCGGAGAATCCACAAGGGAGAGAAACCTCAtcaatgtaatcaatgtggaaggACTTTTGCAATGAGCTCTTGTCTTGCTTTACATGAAAAAGTTCAtgctggagaaaaaccttatgaatgtaattaCTGTGGAAAGACATTTACACACAACTCCACACTTGctatacatcagagaatccacactggagagagaccttataaatgtaatcaatgtggaaaggcttttacacaGAGTTCCTCTCTTGCTAAACATCACAGAACCCACATGAGAGATAAACCTTACAAATAA